The following coding sequences are from one Bradyrhizobium sp. 200 window:
- a CDS encoding type I secretion system permease/ATPase yields MTTSRQQSGDARGELDAALARCRSAFFAIAGFSAILNILALTGSLFMMEVYDRVLPSRSVPTLVGLLGLALTLYVFQGFMDALRGRLLVRIGLRLDQEMSGRVYATVMRLPIQAPKRGESIQPLRDLDTVRGYLSGPGPTAFFDLPWVPLYLAICFAFHFWIGVTVLAGALVLVSLTLLSELLAKRSALDANRIGNQRARLAETSRRNAEALTALGMTGWISRRWQSLNRKFLSGHAESSDLAAGLGAMGRAFRMMLQSAVLAVGAYLVINQQATAGVIIASSILSARALAPVDLAISHWRSFVGARQARERLNKLLVLLPQLRTPTSLPKPQRSLVVDNVSAAPPDVQRAVVHEVAFALKAGNGLGVIGPSASGKSSLARVLVGLWTPARGAIRLDGATLDQWVPDELGRNVGYLPQDVELIEGTVAQNISRFDPNASSEAIIAAAKAAGVNELVLALPQGYDTEIGEQGSALSAGQQQRVALARALYGDPFLIVLDEPNSNLDVEGDEALTQAILGARARGAIVVVVAHRPSALSGVDHVLALNGGRQQAFGPKDEVLAKVLRRDSVITPKVVQAAQG; encoded by the coding sequence TTGACAACCAGCCGGCAACAATCCGGAGATGCCCGCGGCGAGCTGGATGCAGCGCTCGCGCGCTGCCGCTCGGCTTTTTTTGCCATCGCCGGATTCAGCGCGATCCTCAACATTCTGGCGCTGACCGGCTCCCTGTTCATGATGGAAGTCTATGACCGGGTTCTGCCCAGCCGGAGCGTGCCGACGCTGGTGGGCCTGCTTGGGCTGGCGCTCACCCTTTACGTCTTTCAGGGATTTATGGACGCCCTGCGCGGCAGGCTGCTCGTTCGGATCGGCCTCCGTCTCGACCAGGAAATGTCCGGTCGCGTCTATGCGACGGTCATGCGCTTGCCGATCCAGGCGCCAAAGCGCGGCGAATCCATCCAACCGCTGCGTGACCTGGATACCGTCCGCGGCTATCTATCCGGCCCGGGGCCAACTGCTTTCTTCGATCTGCCCTGGGTGCCTCTCTATCTGGCAATCTGCTTTGCCTTCCATTTCTGGATTGGCGTCACGGTGCTGGCGGGCGCGCTGGTACTGGTTTCGCTGACGTTGCTGTCGGAGCTGCTTGCAAAGCGGTCGGCTCTCGACGCCAATCGCATCGGTAACCAACGGGCGCGGCTGGCGGAGACGAGCCGTCGAAATGCCGAGGCTCTCACCGCCCTCGGCATGACCGGCTGGATTTCCCGCCGTTGGCAGTCGTTGAACCGCAAATTCTTGTCCGGGCATGCTGAATCAAGCGATCTCGCCGCGGGACTTGGCGCCATGGGGCGGGCATTCCGGATGATGCTGCAGTCGGCCGTGCTTGCCGTCGGCGCTTATCTGGTGATCAACCAGCAGGCCACCGCCGGCGTCATCATTGCATCGTCTATACTGTCGGCGCGGGCGCTCGCACCGGTTGATCTGGCGATTTCCCACTGGCGCAGCTTCGTCGGCGCCAGGCAGGCGCGTGAGCGTCTGAACAAGCTGCTCGTGCTACTGCCGCAACTGAGAACGCCGACGTCGCTGCCGAAACCGCAGCGCAGTCTCGTTGTCGACAATGTCAGTGCTGCGCCCCCGGACGTCCAGCGCGCGGTCGTGCACGAGGTGGCGTTTGCCCTGAAGGCCGGCAACGGGCTCGGTGTGATCGGTCCCAGCGCCTCGGGAAAATCGTCGCTTGCCCGGGTTCTGGTGGGTCTGTGGACGCCCGCGCGCGGCGCTATCCGGCTTGACGGCGCGACGCTGGACCAATGGGTGCCCGATGAACTCGGGCGCAACGTCGGCTATCTGCCGCAGGACGTCGAACTGATCGAGGGGACGGTCGCGCAGAACATTTCGCGGTTCGACCCGAACGCCTCGTCGGAGGCGATCATCGCGGCTGCGAAAGCCGCAGGAGTCAACGAGCTCGTGCTTGCACTGCCGCAAGGCTATGACACGGAGATCGGCGAGCAGGGGTCGGCGTTGTCGGCCGGCCAGCAGCAGCGCGTCGCCTTGGCACGTGCCCTTTACGGCGATCCGTTTCTGATTGTGCTTGACGAGCCGAACTCCAACCTTGACGTCGAAGGCGACGAGGCCTTGACACAGGCCATTCTCGGCGCGCGGGCACGGGGGGCCATTGTGGTCGTGGTGGCTCACCGGCCAAGCGCGCTGTCAGGGGTCGATCATGTGCTCGCGCTGAATGGCGGCCGCCAACAAGCCTTCGGTCCCAAGGACGAGGTGCTGGCTAAAGTGCTGCGGCGCGACAGTGTCATCACGCCCAAAGTTGTTCAAGCTGCGCAGGGATAG
- a CDS encoding HlyD family type I secretion periplasmic adaptor subunit, whose protein sequence is MSETDSIDPRPSIRRHIVAGLAAIMLVAGGIGGWAATTEISGALIAPGSVVVESNAKKVQHPTGGVVGEITVTNGMTVTAGDILIRLDETMTRANLQIVSKTLDEMTSRRARLRAERDGASEVSWPPAFKNRQQEESIIELMADEQRLFDLRNTTRLGQKRQLRERIAQLNEEAGGIIAQQAAKSQELVLVNNELEGVRQLWSKQLIQMNRLTALEREAARLDGERAQLIAAAAQGRGKISEIELQITQIDRELASEVGRELREIDGKAGEYTERKVAAEDQLRRIDIRAPISGTVHELNVHTVGGVISAGEQLMLVVPGSDRLTVEARVAPQDIDQVRIGQAAALRFSAFSQRTTPEINGVVSRVSADVTTEQRTGVSYYTARIAIGAHELARLGDVRLVPGMPVEAFIKTADRTVGSYLTKPLFDQVARAFRER, encoded by the coding sequence ATGTCCGAGACGGATTCGATCGACCCGCGTCCGTCAATTCGACGGCACATCGTAGCGGGATTGGCTGCCATTATGCTCGTCGCCGGGGGCATTGGCGGATGGGCCGCAACCACCGAAATTTCAGGCGCGCTGATCGCGCCGGGGAGCGTTGTTGTTGAATCCAATGCAAAGAAGGTTCAGCATCCGACCGGTGGTGTCGTCGGCGAAATCACCGTGACAAACGGCATGACCGTGACAGCCGGCGATATCCTGATCCGTCTCGACGAAACCATGACGCGGGCAAATCTCCAGATCGTGTCGAAGACCCTGGATGAGATGACGTCGCGGCGCGCGCGGCTGCGGGCTGAGCGCGACGGCGCATCGGAAGTGTCATGGCCTCCTGCATTCAAGAACCGGCAGCAGGAAGAAAGCATCATCGAACTGATGGCCGATGAGCAGCGGCTGTTCGACTTGCGTAACACGACGAGGCTCGGTCAAAAACGCCAGCTCCGCGAACGGATCGCCCAACTCAACGAGGAAGCTGGCGGGATCATCGCCCAGCAGGCGGCGAAATCTCAGGAGCTGGTCCTCGTCAACAATGAACTGGAGGGTGTGCGGCAACTCTGGTCGAAGCAGCTGATCCAGATGAATCGCCTGACCGCGCTCGAGCGCGAAGCGGCGCGGCTTGATGGCGAACGCGCGCAATTGATTGCGGCGGCGGCGCAGGGGCGAGGTAAAATATCCGAGATCGAACTTCAGATTACCCAGATCGATCGCGAGCTGGCAAGCGAGGTCGGCCGGGAATTGCGCGAGATCGACGGCAAGGCGGGTGAATACACCGAGCGGAAGGTTGCGGCCGAAGATCAGTTGCGGCGAATCGATATCCGGGCGCCGATTTCGGGCACCGTCCACGAACTGAACGTCCATACCGTTGGCGGAGTGATCAGCGCCGGCGAGCAATTGATGTTGGTCGTCCCCGGCTCCGATCGGTTGACTGTCGAGGCAAGGGTGGCGCCACAAGACATCGATCAAGTGCGGATCGGCCAGGCCGCCGCGCTGCGGTTTTCTGCCTTTAGCCAGCGCACGACGCCGGAGATCAACGGGGTCGTCAGCCGGGTATCGGCCGACGTAACCACGGAGCAGCGCACCGGCGTCAGCTACTATACAGCGCGTATCGCCATCGGAGCGCATGAGCTCGCGCGGCTCGGCGATGTCAGGCTCGTGCCCGGCATGCCCGTCGAGGCGTTTATCAAGACGGCGGATCGGACGGTCGGCTCCTACCTTACCAAGCCGCTGTTCGACCAGGTCGCCCGGGCGTTTCGCGAACGATAG
- a CDS encoding ATP-binding protein: MLIETSAPRIVHQASDSVGRSKILIADDDLENLIALNAILSAPDREIIQARSGWEVLSRARQADFACIVLDARMSDLDGFQVATRLKADQRTSRIPITVIAAHGHDELHITSGHGSGAIDYVFKPINPKVLRSKVDILVDLYRKTEEVRRLAEQEKRLLLENLRIQKEKLAAEQRLRDREQHQSLVLQSLPIALYTAAVGTGLRRLRFTNDSIQRLSGFSSSDFLRQPNLWEARLSPEEHGRVIQAFAEIEKVGSASIEYRWRCADGTEKYVFDHAVLSESHKDGSRELVGFWLDVSDRKSLETGLLHASKLEAVGRLTGGIVHDFRNMLSVVIGNLDLLHLLIRDNGGACRRLRSALEGAQTCAELTSRLVTFVRRRSIETDVVDVVETVESIMDLLACALGANIQIRTNYDKDCWPVCVDRPQLEAAIVNLAINARDAMPGGGELSICAENVRHTSDHRGLQVPQPGEYVRITVSDTGIGMSAEVVEQIFEPFFTTKHDGKGSGLGLSMVRHFARQSNGDVTVQSVPGSGTQICLDLPRARLEAPEEIEQTLLDLSA, translated from the coding sequence ATGTTGATCGAAACTTCAGCGCCGCGGATCGTGCATCAAGCGAGCGATTCCGTTGGGCGATCCAAAATCCTGATTGCCGACGATGATCTAGAGAATCTGATTGCGCTCAATGCGATCCTGTCGGCTCCTGACCGCGAGATCATCCAGGCGCGATCCGGATGGGAGGTGCTGAGCCGCGCTCGTCAGGCCGACTTTGCATGTATTGTTCTTGATGCGCGCATGTCTGATCTTGATGGGTTTCAAGTAGCCACACGCTTGAAGGCGGATCAACGCACTTCACGGATTCCCATTACTGTCATCGCGGCTCACGGCCATGATGAACTACACATCACAAGCGGTCACGGCTCCGGCGCGATCGACTACGTCTTCAAGCCGATCAATCCAAAGGTTCTCCGCTCGAAGGTCGATATCCTCGTCGATCTTTATCGAAAGACCGAAGAAGTACGCAGGCTTGCCGAGCAGGAAAAGCGGCTGCTCCTGGAAAACCTCCGCATTCAGAAGGAAAAGCTCGCTGCCGAGCAACGGCTGCGCGACCGCGAGCAGCATCAATCACTCGTGTTGCAGTCGTTGCCGATTGCGCTTTACACGGCAGCCGTCGGCACGGGTTTGCGACGCTTGCGGTTCACCAATGACAGCATACAGCGCCTGTCGGGCTTCTCAAGTTCGGATTTCCTGAGACAGCCGAATCTGTGGGAAGCCAGATTGAGTCCCGAAGAGCACGGCCGGGTGATCCAGGCTTTTGCGGAGATCGAAAAGGTCGGCTCCGCGAGCATCGAGTATCGCTGGCGTTGCGCGGACGGCACTGAAAAATACGTCTTTGATCATGCAGTGCTGAGCGAGAGTCACAAAGACGGCAGCCGCGAGCTCGTTGGCTTCTGGCTCGATGTCAGCGACAGAAAATCCCTCGAGACGGGGTTGCTCCACGCCAGCAAGCTGGAGGCGGTCGGCCGCCTTACCGGCGGTATCGTTCACGACTTCAGGAACATGCTGAGCGTGGTGATCGGCAACCTCGATCTGCTTCATCTGCTTATTCGCGACAATGGCGGTGCCTGCCGTCGTCTCCGCTCGGCGCTCGAAGGGGCGCAGACATGCGCGGAACTGACCAGCCGCCTGGTCACGTTCGTGCGCCGTCGCTCGATCGAGACGGATGTCGTCGATGTGGTCGAAACCGTCGAATCGATCATGGACCTGCTGGCGTGCGCGCTCGGCGCCAACATTCAGATCCGCACGAACTATGACAAGGACTGCTGGCCTGTTTGCGTCGACCGGCCGCAGCTCGAAGCCGCCATCGTCAATCTTGCGATCAATGCGCGCGATGCGATGCCGGGTGGCGGCGAGCTGAGCATTTGCGCAGAGAATGTTCGTCACACTTCGGATCACAGAGGTCTTCAGGTTCCGCAGCCAGGCGAATATGTGCGCATCACCGTGAGCGATACCGGTATCGGCATGTCGGCCGAGGTGGTGGAGCAGATCTTCGAGCCGTTCTTCACGACAAAACACGACGGCAAAGGAAGCGGCCTCGGTCTCAGCATGGTCAGGCATTTCGCCAGGCAGTCGAATGGCGACGTCACGGTGCAAAGTGTTCCCGGCAGTGGAACCCAAATCTGCCTCGATCTTCCGCGCGCGCGATTGGAGGCCCCGGAAGAAATCGAGCAGACACTGCTTGACCTATCCGCATGA
- a CDS encoding response regulator transcription factor: MRVLLVEDEPKVAAVISDILKFNGFTADSVGTLEDASESVAVVTYDAILLDRKLPDGDGLHWLRHRRRSGWPIPALILTAEMDSVDDRVEGLNAGADDYILKPVNMDELIARLRAVLRRPTTALGPVMRAGNVEFDPAGRQVWVNGISVKVPRREICLLEVLMRRFGRVVPKSALEESLFSYDSEVSSNALEVGIYRLRTHLSKSGAAVSIRTDRGIGYILELAHPTASDTKQASGNSSEVSRA, from the coding sequence ATGCGGGTGCTCCTGGTCGAGGACGAGCCGAAGGTCGCTGCCGTAATTTCCGATATCCTGAAATTCAACGGCTTCACGGCAGATTCGGTCGGCACCCTGGAGGACGCATCGGAATCCGTCGCGGTCGTGACCTATGATGCGATCCTGCTGGATCGCAAATTGCCCGACGGGGATGGGCTCCATTGGCTTCGCCATCGGCGACGGTCGGGATGGCCGATACCTGCGCTGATCCTGACGGCCGAAATGGATAGTGTCGACGATCGCGTCGAAGGTCTGAATGCCGGCGCCGACGATTACATCCTGAAGCCCGTCAATATGGATGAATTGATCGCGCGACTGCGCGCCGTGTTGCGGCGGCCCACCACCGCGTTGGGACCAGTAATGCGCGCCGGCAATGTGGAGTTCGATCCGGCCGGACGGCAAGTGTGGGTCAATGGAATCTCGGTCAAGGTGCCGCGTCGCGAAATCTGTTTGCTCGAAGTGCTGATGCGCCGGTTTGGCCGCGTGGTTCCGAAGTCAGCACTGGAAGAGAGTCTGTTCAGCTATGATAGCGAAGTCTCCTCCAATGCGTTGGAGGTCGGCATCTATCGGCTGCGGACTCACCTTTCGAAATCGGGAGCGGCGGTTTCCATCAGAACGGACCGCGGCATCGGCTACATTCTCGAGCTCGCACACCCGACCGCTTCCGACACGAAGCAAGCGAGTGGCAACAGCTCAGAGGTTTCCCGCGCCTGA
- a CDS encoding type II and III secretion system protein family protein — MLCVLLGASGSETLAAEQPTVRIVPLRKPAMQDTAAAAVDRGQIRLNVSRGQTIRLSQPAKTIFIADPAIADIQAPSNDAAFVFGKKPGRTSFFALGDNQEAIAEYEVIVTQPINDLREMLRSEVGDYAIQVSYTPNGAVLSGTVPNAALAESAKSITTQFLGPGAIITNKLRVAGALQVNLQVRVAEVARNVAKEFGFNLNATAETGNFRFGFVNGRSAVGPAGQIIRSPTGAGSAFLGFGAGGTNISAVLDALAAEGLVSILAEPNLTAVSGEPASFLAGGEFPIPVAQGLDRFSVEFKRFGVSLEFVPTVLAGEMVSVRVKPEVSDISSRGQVQINGFTIPALATRRADTVVELASGQSFAIGGLIRKGFSTDISTFPWLGDIPVLGALFRSSNFQKDETELVIIVTPYIVRAAVSATQTQAPTDRVAPPSDVDRVFLNRVASPPPGRQAPKAKVTRPLQDGFILE, encoded by the coding sequence TTGCTGTGCGTACTTCTTGGCGCTTCCGGCAGCGAGACATTGGCGGCCGAACAGCCGACCGTGCGGATAGTTCCCTTGCGCAAGCCGGCGATGCAAGACACCGCGGCCGCAGCAGTCGATCGCGGGCAAATTCGTCTGAATGTTTCGCGGGGCCAGACGATAAGGCTGTCGCAGCCGGCCAAGACGATTTTCATCGCCGATCCTGCCATCGCCGACATCCAGGCGCCGTCCAACGACGCCGCTTTTGTCTTCGGCAAGAAGCCCGGCCGAACGAGCTTCTTCGCGCTCGGCGACAATCAGGAGGCAATCGCCGAATACGAAGTCATTGTCACCCAGCCGATCAACGACTTGCGCGAAATGCTCCGCAGCGAGGTCGGCGATTATGCGATCCAAGTGTCCTACACGCCAAACGGTGCGGTGTTAAGCGGCACCGTGCCCAATGCCGCCCTGGCGGAGAGTGCAAAATCCATCACGACGCAGTTCCTGGGGCCGGGTGCCATCATCACCAACAAGCTGCGCGTTGCCGGTGCCTTGCAGGTGAATCTCCAGGTCCGCGTCGCGGAAGTCGCCAGAAATGTCGCCAAGGAATTCGGCTTCAATCTCAATGCGACCGCCGAGACGGGAAATTTCCGTTTTGGTTTTGTGAATGGCCGATCTGCCGTCGGTCCGGCGGGACAAATCATCCGATCGCCAACAGGAGCCGGCTCGGCATTTTTGGGCTTTGGCGCTGGCGGCACCAACATCTCCGCCGTGCTCGATGCGCTCGCGGCCGAAGGCCTGGTTTCCATTCTGGCGGAACCGAACCTCACGGCGGTCTCCGGGGAGCCGGCAAGCTTTCTCGCGGGCGGCGAGTTTCCGATACCGGTCGCGCAGGGGCTGGACCGCTTCAGCGTCGAGTTCAAGCGTTTCGGCGTCAGCCTTGAATTCGTCCCGACGGTTCTTGCAGGTGAAATGGTCAGCGTTCGCGTGAAACCGGAAGTCAGCGACATTTCCAGTCGCGGCCAGGTCCAGATCAATGGCTTTACCATCCCCGCGCTTGCGACGCGGCGCGCGGATACGGTGGTTGAGCTCGCCAGCGGGCAAAGCTTTGCGATCGGCGGTCTGATCCGCAAAGGTTTCAGCACCGACATCTCGACGTTTCCCTGGCTGGGCGATATCCCGGTGCTCGGCGCGCTGTTCCGCTCGAGCAACTTCCAGAAAGACGAAACCGAGCTCGTCATCATCGTTACGCCCTACATCGTGCGGGCGGCCGTCAGCGCGACGCAAACGCAGGCGCCTACCGATCGTGTCGCGCCGCCGTCCGATGTCGACCGTGTCTTTCTGAACAGGGTTGCGTCACCGCCGCCCGGTCGTCAGGCGCCCAAGGCCAAGGTGACACGACCGCTCCAGGATGGGTTCATTCTCGAATGA
- a CDS encoding CpaD family pilus assembly lipoprotein has product MRTTIMFLAAGLLTPQLAVGQTYIETPPTILVEPAPHTLLLSSGSGGALTSADRRRLEDFIYTASHGRLDAIHVDVIGIDPRARYAVTRSTIRMGVTPFKVKEINAPADERYRFAIRVVAVRYTALAPGCPSLEITASPNDNHFEPTLGCSNRANLAATVNDPRDLLVSSAVPPSDGDRAAIPVTRYRSFSGNAAGGLRPYGSGVTAPASIPPVDPGAAPAGTTVR; this is encoded by the coding sequence ATGCGCACGACGATCATGTTCCTCGCCGCTGGCCTGCTTACGCCGCAGCTCGCCGTCGGTCAGACCTATATCGAGACGCCGCCGACTATTCTGGTCGAACCAGCACCGCATACTCTTCTGCTTTCCAGCGGCTCGGGCGGCGCCCTGACGTCGGCAGACCGGCGCCGGCTGGAAGACTTCATATACACTGCCAGCCATGGCCGGCTCGATGCCATCCATGTGGACGTCATCGGGATCGATCCGCGCGCACGCTACGCGGTGACACGAAGCACGATCCGGATGGGCGTCACGCCCTTCAAGGTGAAGGAAATCAACGCGCCGGCCGACGAGCGCTACCGCTTCGCAATTCGCGTCGTTGCCGTGCGCTATACAGCGCTCGCGCCGGGATGTCCCTCGCTGGAGATCACGGCGTCGCCGAACGACAATCACTTCGAACCGACGCTCGGCTGTTCGAACCGTGCGAACCTCGCTGCCACGGTCAACGATCCGAGGGATCTGCTCGTAAGCTCCGCGGTGCCTCCGTCCGATGGAGATCGGGCAGCGATTCCAGTGACGCGCTATCGTTCGTTCAGCGGCAATGCGGCGGGCGGCCTCCGGCCTTACGGAAGCGGCGTGACCGCTCCAGCCAGCATACCGCCGGTCGACCCTGGCGCGGCACCGGCAGGAACCACGGTGCGGTAG
- a CDS encoding EscU/YscU/HrcU family type III secretion system export apparatus switch protein, translating to MSDTSEQKSLPASTKKLQDARRKGQIAHSHDFVSAVGAAAAIAYLWSFSGSIVGLWREALVLAVDVQNEPFQVALPQLGAALIALCWRTVLPLLTVAVVAALLANVVMNRGFLFSLAPMIPNLEHINPFSGFKRIFALKNWIELAKTLVKGVLLGSTLIIVVAGTLNTLVRLPICGEGCIGFVFGSMAQLLLGIGIAFLLATGLIDILLQRWLFLREMRMTVTEGKRELQDQEGNPLVRSTRRRQRQEQAQEPSVGPRHATLFVRSEGVVVGLRYVRGETSVPIVVCRAKGAAVQSLLDAAASNNIPVVAEAALARSLRRKPRLGSAIASQQFERVARAMLAAGLV from the coding sequence ATGAGCGACACCAGCGAGCAAAAATCGCTCCCGGCTTCGACGAAGAAGCTTCAGGACGCGCGCCGGAAGGGCCAGATCGCCCACAGCCACGACTTCGTCAGCGCGGTCGGCGCGGCAGCGGCGATCGCATATCTTTGGTCGTTTTCGGGGAGTATCGTCGGGCTTTGGCGAGAAGCCCTGGTCCTCGCCGTCGATGTGCAAAACGAGCCGTTTCAGGTGGCGTTGCCGCAACTGGGCGCGGCGCTGATCGCGCTGTGCTGGCGCACGGTCCTGCCGCTGCTGACGGTAGCCGTCGTTGCGGCGCTGCTTGCCAACGTCGTCATGAACCGCGGCTTTCTGTTCTCGCTTGCGCCAATGATCCCCAATCTGGAGCACATCAATCCGTTCAGCGGATTCAAGCGCATCTTTGCTCTCAAGAACTGGATCGAGCTTGCGAAGACCCTCGTCAAGGGCGTTCTGCTCGGGTCCACCCTGATCATCGTCGTCGCAGGCACGCTGAACACGCTGGTCCGGCTGCCGATTTGCGGCGAAGGCTGCATCGGCTTCGTGTTCGGCAGCATGGCGCAACTGCTGCTCGGTATCGGCATTGCCTTCCTTCTGGCGACTGGCCTGATCGACATTCTCCTGCAACGTTGGCTGTTCCTGCGCGAGATGCGCATGACGGTGACGGAGGGTAAGCGCGAGCTGCAGGATCAGGAAGGCAACCCGCTGGTGCGCAGCACGCGCCGTCGCCAGCGCCAGGAGCAGGCCCAGGAGCCATCGGTCGGCCCCCGTCACGCCACGCTGTTCGTGCGCAGTGAAGGCGTGGTCGTCGGACTTCGCTACGTTCGGGGAGAAACTTCCGTACCGATCGTCGTCTGCCGCGCAAAGGGGGCGGCCGTCCAGTCGCTTCTGGATGCTGCCGCATCCAACAACATCCCGGTGGTGGCGGAAGCGGCGCTCGCTCGCAGCCTGCGGCGCAAGCCACGGCTTGGAAGCGCGATCGCAAGCCAGCAGTTCGAACGCGTTGCCCGCGCGATGCTGGCCGCAGGCCTCGTCTAG
- the sctT gene encoding type III secretion system export apparatus subunit SctT — protein sequence MTSLLSSADFQQFIDGALPALLGLGIAALRTLGVALVFPVFTKAELGSIVRSGFALALGLPVMWHATESIGALGPHQSAQLVLIAMKELMVGALIGFMFGVPFWAIQAVGELIDEQRGVTNEDATDPATRSQASSLSLFLGISAIAVFVAADGLRVLAGTVYDSYAIWPVTSFTPRLTLDSALSVAKTVDHILGYALLVGGPVIALFLLLDLSVMLIGRSAPQLNAYDLPPTLKNVVFIVFIGIYATYLMNYMRDELAGTHGIKSQIERFLQ from the coding sequence ATGACGTCGCTGCTTTCATCGGCGGACTTTCAGCAGTTCATCGACGGCGCGTTGCCGGCATTGCTGGGCCTGGGCATCGCCGCCCTGCGGACCCTGGGCGTCGCGCTGGTGTTCCCCGTGTTCACGAAGGCGGAACTCGGCAGCATCGTCCGTTCGGGGTTTGCGCTCGCCCTGGGCCTTCCCGTGATGTGGCACGCGACCGAGAGCATCGGCGCGCTGGGGCCGCACCAGAGCGCCCAGCTTGTGCTGATCGCGATGAAGGAGCTGATGGTGGGCGCGCTGATCGGCTTCATGTTCGGCGTACCGTTCTGGGCGATTCAGGCGGTGGGTGAGTTGATCGATGAGCAGCGTGGCGTGACCAACGAGGACGCCACCGATCCTGCAACGCGGTCGCAGGCGTCGTCGCTGAGCCTGTTTCTCGGTATCAGCGCCATCGCCGTCTTCGTCGCCGCGGACGGCCTGCGCGTCCTGGCCGGCACCGTCTACGACAGCTATGCGATCTGGCCAGTGACGAGCTTCACACCCAGGCTCACGCTCGACAGCGCCCTTTCGGTCGCCAAGACCGTCGATCACATCCTTGGCTACGCGCTGTTGGTCGGCGGTCCGGTCATCGCGCTGTTCCTGCTGCTGGACCTGTCGGTGATGCTGATCGGCCGTTCCGCCCCGCAACTTAACGCCTATGATCTGCCGCCGACGCTGAAGAACGTGGTATTCATTGTCTTCATCGGCATCTACGCGACATATCTCATGAACTACATGCGGGATGAGCTTGCGGGAACGCACGGCATCAAGAGCCAGATCGAGCGGTTCCTGCAATGA
- a CDS encoding flagellar biosynthetic protein FliQ produces MEEASILTHMSTSLNLFLVLTLPPLLAALVAGLIVGILQAATQIQDQTLPQTVKLLVVVAVLGLLSPLLAGPLIDHARRLFTEFPALTTRS; encoded by the coding sequence ATGGAAGAAGCCAGCATTTTGACGCATATGAGCACGTCGCTCAACCTGTTCCTCGTGCTGACGCTGCCGCCGCTGCTCGCGGCGCTGGTGGCCGGGCTGATCGTCGGGATTCTGCAGGCCGCCACCCAAATCCAGGACCAGACATTGCCGCAGACCGTCAAGCTGCTCGTCGTCGTTGCCGTTCTCGGCCTGCTTTCGCCGCTGCTCGCTGGCCCGCTGATCGATCATGCCCGGCGCCTGTTCACGGAGTTTCCCGCACTCACCACGCGTTCGTGA
- the sctR gene encoding type III secretion system export apparatus subunit SctR, whose amino-acid sequence MADIQPGILALIAITFGLGLLVFVVVTTTSFLKISVVLFLVRNALGVQQVPPNIVLYGVALILTVYISSPVIEQVYNQLNDPSLQYRTFDDWGVAVKRAQEPVRDYLKRFARPEERQFFLNATERVWPADMRNRATEDDLSILAPSFLLAELKRAFEIGFLLYLPFITIDLVVTTILMAMGMSLVSPTVISIPFKLFLFIAIDGWSRLMQGLVLSYAQ is encoded by the coding sequence ATGGCTGACATACAACCCGGCATCCTCGCGCTTATCGCAATCACCTTCGGGCTCGGTTTGCTGGTCTTCGTCGTCGTGACGACGACCTCGTTCCTCAAGATCTCGGTCGTGCTGTTCCTCGTCCGCAACGCGCTCGGCGTCCAGCAAGTGCCGCCGAACATCGTCCTGTACGGCGTGGCGCTGATTCTCACCGTGTATATCAGTTCGCCCGTCATCGAGCAGGTGTACAACCAACTGAACGATCCCTCCCTGCAGTACAGGACCTTCGACGATTGGGGCGTTGCAGTGAAGCGCGCCCAGGAGCCGGTGCGAGACTATCTGAAGCGCTTTGCGAGGCCGGAGGAACGGCAGTTCTTTCTCAACGCCACCGAACGCGTATGGCCGGCCGATATGCGCAACCGCGCCACTGAGGACGACCTTTCCATTCTTGCCCCCTCCTTCCTGCTCGCCGAGCTCAAGCGGGCCTTTGAGATCGGCTTCCTGCTCTACCTTCCATTCATCACCATCGATCTCGTGGTGACGACCATCCTGATGGCGATGGGCATGTCGCTGGTATCGCCGACGGTGATTTCAATTCCGTTCAAGCTGTTCCTGTTCATCGCAATCGACGGCTGGTCGCGACTGATGCAGGGGCTCGTCTTGAGTTACGCCCAATAG